TGGTTAAAGTAGCTACTCTTAAAGAGCAGGATGATTTTATAAAGTCGATAAAAGACATAAAGGCTATTGCAAAAATGATTAAGAATTAGACAGAAAAGGCAGCCAATTAATAAGCTGCCTTTTCTGTGTTATCTATTTATATAGCTGCGACATAGGGAACATTCAACATTAAAACATTTGCAGCTGATAAATAAACCCTAAAGAGACTCTATCGGTATTATAATTTCCAAAACCTAAAGACTTAGCTTTATTGGTATATTGATAATCTCTACCCACATAAGTAAGGAAGAAATGTAGGTTAGACTCCATTGGATAGTACTCTAATCCAGCGAAATATCCGTAAGATGTGCGATACTTACCTTTAGAGAATCCTGTCAAATCATTTTTAAGAGAGGCTGTTTCGTACATGCCTTCTACAAAAACATTCCATCTTGGGGCAAAGCGGTAATTCAGTTTCGTAACCAATGACATATATTGGGCATTAACCGCATTTCTGTATCTGCTTGAGTTCGTAATACTACTCATAATTCCATTACGATCAAGCTCTTCATTGGAATACATAAAATCAAAGAACATATTAAATCTGCCTTGTGTGAATTCATTTCCCAACGCATAATAGTACATATTCTTACCCTTGGCTTCATTCATCAACGAAGCTGACCAACGAGTCTTAAATGCATTATTAAAATAGCTACCGTTCCAGTTCAGTGTGTATACTAATGGAGCCTGGCTCTGCTGAACACCTGTTGTTCCCACATTATAAGTGTTTGCAAAAGTAGTATTCATACTATTCAGAACCTGAAGCTGTAACTGATGATTATCACTGAGGTTATAGGCAAAGTTCACACCTGTAAGGAAATTGCTCATATTCTCAATCATATCACTGTATTCATATATCTCAATAGGATTCAGGTCGAACTCTATACCTCCATAGGCAGCACATTGCTTTCCTATAAACATAGAGAATTCATCCGTCAGTTTTACGCCAATTCCAGCAACATCAATGGAAGTAGGCAGGTTATCAATGTTACCACTACCGGCATTCGGACGGTTTAAACGTTGCCTCCATCTATAAGACAGCCAATCGTTTATTTTCCCCTTAGCCTCAATACGGAACTGCCTCATATTAAACTTGCTTATATCATGAATACCGTCAGTAAACTGATTATCAAAACTTCCATTCATATTCAGAAAGAAGTTAAACTTATCAGTCTTTTTCTTGATATCCGTTACTTCCTCAAACAAGCTTTTTGAGGAACGCATTTCGCCATCTTGTTGTGCCCTGACACCTGTCATGCACAACAACACTCCCAATAATAGTATATACTTTTTCATATCAATATTCATTAAAATAAGTTTGAATCTGCTTCCAGTCGCTTGTCTTTGTCAGCGCCAGCATCAACAGAATTCGGGATTTCTGAGGATTAAGTTCCTGAGAAGCTACAAATCCATATTCGGCATCATTAACTTCTGCATCCAATGTACTTGGACCGGTTGGCACTCTTGAAGAACGAACTACCTGAATACCGGCTTTTCTTGCTCTGATCAGTTCAGGGAAAATATTCTTATGAATATTACCATTTCCTACACCTGCATGAATAATTCCTTTATAACCGGCAGCAATCAACGCATTGACAGCCTCGGGTTCCACATTGGCGTAACTATAAATAATACCCACTTTCGGGAGCTTATCTAATTTGTCAACAGAGAACACAGATGCTGAAGTGTGCTTTTTTGCGGGAATTCGATTAAAAAACACTTTACTATTAAAGACATAACCCAGTGCACCAGAGTTAGGAGCCTGGAAAGTTTCCACACTTATAGTGTTTGTTTTCAATACATCTCCGGCTCCCAGAATAAGTCCGTTCATGGCAACCAAAACGCCCTTACCAATAGATTCTTTTGCAGAAGCAGTAACTACTGCATTATATAAATTCAAAGGACCATCTGCACTAATTGCAGTAGAAGGACGCATAGCACCAACAAGGACAACCGGCTTATCACTATTTACTACAAGATTAAGGAAGTAAGCAGTTTCTTCCATGGTATCGGTTCCGTGAGTAATTACAATGCCATCAACTTTACTATCTGCAAGCAATATATTAATCCGCTTTGCAAGTGTGAGCCATACATCGTCAGACATATCCTGTGATCCGATTCTGACAATTTGTTCACCGGTAACATTTGCCACATTATTAATATCAGGCACGGCATCCAGCAAAGCACTGATAGCAACCTGTCCGGCTGTATAATTTGTTTTTGTACTTGAAGCGCCGGTTCCGGCTATTGTACCTCCCGTTGCCAGAATGTGAATATTAGGCTTTTGAGCCATCACTGTTAAAGCTGACAGTAACAAACAAAGAACTAAGAATTGGAATCTTTTAATTGCTTTCATAACTATACATTTTATGGTTAATAAAATAAGTTCTATTTAAAAAATTGAACCATCAGCAAACCTACGCCTACGGCCACTATTGTTGAAATAAGGCCAGGCATCATGAATGAGTGATTCAGTACATATTTACCTATACGGGTAGTTCCCGTCCGGTCAAAGTTAATTGCCGCTACAACTGTGGGATAGTTAGGAATAAAGAAGTAGCCGTTCACTGCAGGAAACAATGCAATAAGCATGTACGGAGAAATAGCCAAAGCAATACCCAGAGGTACAAGAGCCCTGACTGTAGCCGCCTGACTATACAGTAAAATTGACATTACAAAAAGAGCAATACCGAAAAGCCACGGTGTTGCAGTTACAATATCTTTAATGGATGCGGTTAGTTCCGTAATATTGCCTTCAAGGAAAGTATCGCCCATCCATGCAATACCAAAGATGGCTATCACTGCCTGCATTCCGGCAGGAAAAACAGAACCTTGAGTTGCCTTTATGCCATCTGTTTTGGTAAATAAAAGAATAAATGCTGCTGCCGACAGCATTAAAATCTCAATAATGGACGACATACTCAGTTTAACCATTTCACCATCAATAAGGAACGAGGGTCTTAATCCGCTAAACGAGCCAAACAAAACAATACAGAATGTAGCAAGAATAAAGACGAAAACTGAAATCAATGCACTACGATTATTCTCAACTTCCTTAGTTTGTATTTTCTTTGTTTCAAACTCACCCTCAGCTATTCTCTTTTGAAATTCGGGATCATCCATAAGTTCCTTGCCTACATACAAAGAATAAAATGCACCCACCAAAACTCCAATCAAAGTAGCTGGGATGGTAATTTTCAGGATATCAAACAAAGAAATATTATATCCCGACAATAATCCTAAAAGTGCAACTGTTGCTGCCGATATCGGACTTGCCGTAATTGCCTGCTGAGATGCTATCACTGCAATTCCCAAAGGACGTTCTGGTCTGATCTTTGTTTCAGTAGCAACTTCTGCAATCACAGGAAGAACAGAATAAGCTACATGTCCTGTTCCTGCCACAATAGTAAACAGGTAAGTTACAATCGGGCTCAGCCAAACAACCTTTGATGGGTTTTTCCGCAACAGCCGCTCAGCAACCTTTACCATATAATCAAGTCCACCTGCAGCCTGCATACAAGAAGCCGCCGAAATAACCGCGGCAATCATTAACATCACATCAATTGGAGGTGCAGTGGGCTGCAGTCCAAACACAAAGGTGAGAATAGCCAATCCTACTCCACCCATAACTCCAAGTCCAATACCACCTAACCGGGCTCCGATGAGGATAGCCACCAATACAAAAATTAATTGTAGAATCATATTACATTCATTCAATGGGTTCAAACGTCATGACATTAATCAAGTATATTACTCTTCTCTATCACATTAGTATTAAACAAATATATCCCTAAATAGGTTTGAAAATAGAAATAATAAATCTATATAATATTGAAAACCATTATTATCACATTTATGTTATTAATAAAAAGAGAATCTGAATTAATCCTGTTATACCATGAAAACTTATTTATTAATATCCTTGCTGATGTTTTCGTTGAGAATATTCTCCCAGGAAATGTATAATCAGGAGAATGAGGTAAATACTTTAAATAAGTATTCTAATATTGAAAAGATGGATAATAAGAATGTTCCTTTACTTGGAACGTCTGAAAGCTATCTTTATAAATCGGGTGTTTATTTGCAAAAATCTGCTAATTTCAGATATTTAGCGCTTGGTTCATTGGCTGCAGGTATCATTATATCCTCAGCAGGCTCTAATTCAAATGAAAATTCCAGTTCCAACAACGGCAGAGATATATATTATGCAGTTGGTGGTATATTTCTTGCATCATCTTTAGTCTGCACAATTATATCAATCAATTACAAAATGAAGGCAGGAAAGCAACTCAAAATATCAGCAAGTGGTATGTCTGCCTGTATTGCCTATATATTTTGATTAAAGGTATAAAATTATGAAAAATATTTTATTAGCAATTATACTCCTGATTTCAGTAAATGCATCTTCTCAACAAACGCCAGATCTGGAAAATGAGATAAAGAACTATTATAAACAAGAAGTTAAAGATAGCATAAAGATATCGATGGCGATTAATTCTGAAAGCATCTTAAATAAATCTGGTGATTACATGAGAAAATCAGCATATTATGAATATGGAGCAATGGGATCTTTAGCTGCAGGTGTTGGCTTTATGTTTATAGCCTTCAATAATTTCGACTTTTGGACTGGTAAAGATGCCAATCCTACAACAAGTGCAATCAGCGCTGTTGCAGCTACTATATTTTTCACATCTGCCATTGTTTGCACTATTGCATCAATCAGATATGACAAAAAAGCTGGAAAAGAACTTAAATTGTTTATGCGTGGTGGAAAAGGCAGTATATCATTAACATTTTAACAGTAAAAATATAAAATATTCAACAGAAAGAATTATATTCGCAATATAAAAGGAATTTATATATGAGAAACGTTATTCTAATATTCCTTCTTTTAATAGTTCCCACGAAGGCTCTTTCACAAAAAAGTCCTCAGTCTGTTGTTATTGATTTTTATAAATGGTACTTTGGTGTGATAGAAAGTGGACAAATTGAAGAGTATCAGCCAATATTTGTTGCCGATTCAGCCGGAATGACAGCACTGGATATGACTAAATATATTAAAAACCTCAGACTCTATAATTTCTCCGACAGTCTTATTAATCATGAAGTTGCTTCGTATCAAAGTTGTATCAAAGAGATAGGCAAAATAAAATTCGATGAACTAAACGATAAGTTTCCAAACCTGGATGATTACAAAAACATAGGCTGTGATTTCTTCAATATTTATCGCTGGTTAATGGACGTTGAACCAATGAATGGAGTAGATATTATTGAGACAATAAAAATTAACGAGAACAAAACAATAATCAAAGGACAATTCTTCAGGGGGGATGAAAAGACAAAAGATAAAAGCTATTGGAATAAATATCTGTACGTTAGTTTGAATAACGAAAATAACACCTGGAAAATTGATCAGATAGAAATCAAAAAGACAAATCTGAAATAGGTTACTATAAACATATAATTTGATTTCTCATAAAATGATTAAAAGAACTTTCCACAAGTTCCTTTAATCATTTTTATACTTATTTTTCAACTACAGTTTTATCTGTTAGTTTTTCATTATTAATATGACTTTCATCCTCAGGTTCTGCATGAATATAAACCTCACTCCTATTAATCAAAGAATTAATTTCTCTTTCTATCTTATCGCAGATTTCATGAACTTGCAGCAATGATAGATGTGAATCCAAATGAACATTCACCTTGATAAAGGTATCTGCTCCGGCAGAACGAATCTTAAGTCCGTGAAATGACTTCACTTCAGGCATAGAAAATAGTTTTTCTTCTACAATATGAACCTTTTCTTGTGGAGCTGTATCCAACAATACATCAACAGCCTTTTTACCTAATTTGAATGATACTGAGATTACAAGAACAGCTACAACTAAAGCAGCTATTGAATCGGCAAAATAAAAGCCGAAGTTTGCACAGATTAATCCAAACAACACCACTGCTGAACTCCATATATCTGTAGAGAAATGAAGAGCATCAGCTTCCAAAGCCTGACTATTGTGTTTTTTTGCGACTTTATATAATGCTCTTGATCGTTTTACATCAACAATAATTGCAGTAACTACTACAATATAACTCCATGCATTAACCTCAATATGCGTATTTCCGGTGGCCAAACGGTTTATTGCTTCATAAACTATCCAGATACATGTAATAAGAAGTAACAAAGTTTCAATTAAGGCTGAGAAATTCTCTATCTTGCCATGCCCATAGTTGTGTTCCTTATCTGCAGGCTTATCGGAAATACTGACAGAAAAGAAAGTAATAATAGCCGCAACAAGATCGAGTGTAGAATGCAGCGCTTCAGAAAGGATACCTAAACTGCCCGTAAGCACACCGATAACCATCTTAAAAGCAGTTAAAAATATTGCCGCAAAAACAGATAGCAGGGCAACCCTCTTCTTTTCATTTTTCATTGTTATCCTTATATATATAGTCTGTTTAGTCAGACTTATTTAAATTAATTTTGCAAAGCTATAAAATTTAGTTGAAAGCCATTTAATCGATCTTAAAAATTAGCAGCAAGCAAACTAATATAGATTTAGTCTAATTATATTTAAAGTACATTATTCTAAAATGATAATATTATATTAATAATCAACACATTGAGATCTTAAGCAACAATCATTTTAATAAGATTTATTAAAACGATATTATTTTTATTGTTATGAGTCACCTTATACAAAACAAATTTAGTACTTTTGCGCCATAATATTTTGAGAATAAAAGACAACGGTAAGTAATTGCTTTAGTCTGTAAACAATCATAATTGAATCATACTTAAATGACAAACTTTGATAACAGCAATTTGGTTTCCCGTGGAAAGTCCGCGTTCATCTTTTTAAAATCCAAATACAAAAACTTAGTTGCTAAATGCAAATCTATTTACCAGAACTCTCCCTGGTACAAAAAAATCATATTAATTTTTTGTTCGTTAATTCTTTTATTCTCTCTTTACCTGTTCATGGTAGACATTAATTTCCTTTGGTTATTCGGGAAATCACCAAGCATGTCGAGCATAAACAATCCAAACCAAAGCGTTGCCTCAGAGATTTATAGTGCCGATGGAAAACTAATCAGCAAATATTTCAGGGAAAACAGAACTCCGGTGAAATATGAAGAAATATCACCTATATTAATTAAAACACTTATTTGTACTGAAGATGAGCGTTTTTATGAACACTTTGGAGTCGACTTAAAAGGTGTATTTGCTGCAATGAAAGATATGACCAAGGGTAATGCGCGCGGGGCAAGTACAATTACTCAGCAGTTGGTAAAAAACATGTTTAAAGTCCGATCACAATATTCAAGAGGTCTGTTAGGAAACATTCCAGGGCTAAAAATGATTATTATGAAATCAAAGGAATGGATAACGGCAGTAAAGATTGAAATGTTCTATTCCAAAAAGGATATTCTTACCATGTACCTTAATACAGTAGACTTTGGTAGCAATGCTTACGGCATAAAAACAGCGTGCAAAACGTATTTCAACACCACACCCGAACACATTACTATTGAGCAAGCGGCAACATTAGTTGGCTTACTCAAGGCCACAACTACTTACAACCCGCGTCTTAAACCAAAAAACAGTATTAGACGACGTAATGTGGTATTGGAAAATTTATTAAAACATCGCCTTATTAGTCCTGCCGAGTTTGATTCTCTGAAAAGAATTCCTATAAAACTTAATTATAGCATTGAGACAAATTATGGTGGGCAAGCCCTTTACTTCAGAGAAGCTGTAGCAGAATCTCTGAAAGATTGGTGTAAAGAGAATAATGTTGATTTGTATTCTGACGGATTGAAAATATATACCACCTTGGATACAAGAATGCAAAAGTACGCAGAAGATGCTGTTGACAAACAGATGCGTATTGTGCAACGAAACTTCAATAATCACTGGGGAAAAGAAAATCCATGGCAAGACAAAAATCATAAAGAAATAGTTGGGTTTATTGAAGACTTGGCTAGAAAGACCGCAACATATAAAATCCTGCAACAAAGATATCCTGATCAGCCAGATTCTGTTAACTATTACATGAATAAACCTCACCGCTTAAAAGTCTTTGACTATAAAGTTGGAGTAAAAGATACCACTTTTAGTACAATGGACTCAATCCGTTACATGGAGAGATTTATGCACACAGGATTTGTGGCAATGGAGCCTCAATCAGGATTTGTCAGAGCATGGGTTGGAGATATAAACTTTGATTCATGGAAATATGACAAAGTACTTTCAAAACGTCAACCGGGATCTACCTTTAAATTATTTGATTATGCAACAGCATTTAATAAAGGAATGTCTCCTTGCGATGAACGTGTAGACAAGTCTATTGAATGGGAAGTAATGGAAAAAGGAGAACTTAAAAAATGGATTCCTAGAAATGCCAATGGAAATTACAGTGGGCAGACATTGACCCTTAAAGCAGCTTTTGCAAGATCAATAAATAGTATCGCTGTACAAATAGCAAAAGAAGTGGGTATTGGTGAAATTATAAAAACGGCCCATGCAATGGGAATCAAGACTCCTTTAAATAATATTCCGTCTATTTCTTTAGGATCATCAGACGTGTCACTACTTGAGCTGGTGAATTCATATTGCACGGTAGTAAATGACGGTATGACTCACGACCCAGTATTAGTAACAAGAATTGAAGACCGCAACGGAAACGTTATCTATAATAATGTCCCTGAGCAAAAACAAGCTATTCCTTATGAAACAGCATTCCTGATGCAACAAATGCTTCAAGGAGGACTTTCCGAACCAATGGGAACTACACAAAATCTGTGGTCATTCGACTTATTCAAATACAACACTGATTTTGGTGGTAAAACAGGAACATCTTCTAATCACTCAGATGCATGGTTTGTTGGTGTAACTCCTAATCTGGTTGGAGGCGCATGGGTTGGAGGCGAACA
This genomic interval from uncultured Bacteroides sp. contains the following:
- a CDS encoding porin, with the protein product MKKYILLLGVLLCMTGVRAQQDGEMRSSKSLFEEVTDIKKKTDKFNFFLNMNGSFDNQFTDGIHDISKFNMRQFRIEAKGKINDWLSYRWRQRLNRPNAGSGNIDNLPTSIDVAGIGVKLTDEFSMFIGKQCAAYGGIEFDLNPIEIYEYSDMIENMSNFLTGVNFAYNLSDNHQLQLQVLNSMNTTFANTYNVGTTGVQQSQAPLVYTLNWNGSYFNNAFKTRWSASLMNEAKGKNMYYYALGNEFTQGRFNMFFDFMYSNEELDRNGIMSSITNSSRYRNAVNAQYMSLVTKLNYRFAPRWNVFVEGMYETASLKNDLTGFSKGKYRTSYGYFAGLEYYPMESNLHFFLTYVGRDYQYTNKAKSLGFGNYNTDRVSLGFIYQLQMF
- the ansB gene encoding L-asparaginase 2 — protein: MKAIKRFQFLVLCLLLSALTVMAQKPNIHILATGGTIAGTGASSTKTNYTAGQVAISALLDAVPDINNVANVTGEQIVRIGSQDMSDDVWLTLAKRINILLADSKVDGIVITHGTDTMEETAYFLNLVVNSDKPVVLVGAMRPSTAISADGPLNLYNAVVTASAKESIGKGVLVAMNGLILGAGDVLKTNTISVETFQAPNSGALGYVFNSKVFFNRIPAKKHTSASVFSVDKLDKLPKVGIIYSYANVEPEAVNALIAAGYKGIIHAGVGNGNIHKNIFPELIRARKAGIQVVRSSRVPTGPSTLDAEVNDAEYGFVASQELNPQKSRILLMLALTKTSDWKQIQTYFNEY
- a CDS encoding anaerobic C4-dicarboxylate transporter, producing the protein MILQLIFVLVAILIGARLGGIGLGVMGGVGLAILTFVFGLQPTAPPIDVMLMIAAVISAASCMQAAGGLDYMVKVAERLLRKNPSKVVWLSPIVTYLFTIVAGTGHVAYSVLPVIAEVATETKIRPERPLGIAVIASQQAITASPISAATVALLGLLSGYNISLFDILKITIPATLIGVLVGAFYSLYVGKELMDDPEFQKRIAEGEFETKKIQTKEVENNRSALISVFVFILATFCIVLFGSFSGLRPSFLIDGEMVKLSMSSIIEILMLSAAAFILLFTKTDGIKATQGSVFPAGMQAVIAIFGIAWMGDTFLEGNITELTASIKDIVTATPWLFGIALFVMSILLYSQAATVRALVPLGIALAISPYMLIALFPAVNGYFFIPNYPTVVAAINFDRTGTTRIGKYVLNHSFMMPGLISTIVAVGVGLLMVQFFK
- a CDS encoding cation diffusion facilitator family transporter, translated to MKNEKKRVALLSVFAAIFLTAFKMVIGVLTGSLGILSEALHSTLDLVAAIITFFSVSISDKPADKEHNYGHGKIENFSALIETLLLLITCIWIVYEAINRLATGNTHIEVNAWSYIVVVTAIIVDVKRSRALYKVAKKHNSQALEADALHFSTDIWSSAVVLFGLICANFGFYFADSIAALVVAVLVISVSFKLGKKAVDVLLDTAPQEKVHIVEEKLFSMPEVKSFHGLKIRSAGADTFIKVNVHLDSHLSLLQVHEICDKIEREINSLINRSEVYIHAEPEDESHINNEKLTDKTVVEK
- a CDS encoding transglycosylase domain-containing protein, producing MTNFDNSNLVSRGKSAFIFLKSKYKNLVAKCKSIYQNSPWYKKIILIFCSLILLFSLYLFMVDINFLWLFGKSPSMSSINNPNQSVASEIYSADGKLISKYFRENRTPVKYEEISPILIKTLICTEDERFYEHFGVDLKGVFAAMKDMTKGNARGASTITQQLVKNMFKVRSQYSRGLLGNIPGLKMIIMKSKEWITAVKIEMFYSKKDILTMYLNTVDFGSNAYGIKTACKTYFNTTPEHITIEQAATLVGLLKATTTYNPRLKPKNSIRRRNVVLENLLKHRLISPAEFDSLKRIPIKLNYSIETNYGGQALYFREAVAESLKDWCKENNVDLYSDGLKIYTTLDTRMQKYAEDAVDKQMRIVQRNFNNHWGKENPWQDKNHKEIVGFIEDLARKTATYKILQQRYPDQPDSVNYYMNKPHRLKVFDYKVGVKDTTFSTMDSIRYMERFMHTGFVAMEPQSGFVRAWVGDINFDSWKYDKVLSKRQPGSTFKLFDYATAFNKGMSPCDERVDKSIEWEVMEKGELKKWIPRNANGNYSGQTLTLKAAFARSINSIAVQIAKEVGIGEIIKTAHAMGIKTPLNNIPSISLGSSDVSLLELVNSYCTVVNDGMTHDPVLVTRIEDRNGNVIYNNVPEQKQAIPYETAFLMQQMLQGGLSEPMGTTQNLWSFDLFKYNTDFGGKTGTSSNHSDAWFVGVTPNLVGGAWVGGEHRSIHFRTGQLGEGSKTALPIFGYFMEKVLADPQLTKYRAKFSKPKHPITRSYQCQSAYPKAKNDSLDNAASDSLGVELEGIDENIEE